Proteins from a single region of Caloramator sp. E03:
- a CDS encoding valine--tRNA ligase — protein sequence MEDSRNLSKTYNPKDFEERLYNKWIEKGYFTPKIDKNKEPFTIVIPPPNITGQLHMGHALDNTIQDVLIRWKRMQGFPTLWLPGEDHASIATEVKVENELLKQGIYKKEIGREAFLEKVWDWTHKYRARIREQLMKMGASCDWSRERFTMDEGLNRAVREVFVRLYNRGLIYQGKRIINWCPRCMTALSDAEIEYSEKNGNLWHIKYPVKDSDEYIIVATTRPETMLGDTAIAVHPEDERYKHLVGKTAILPLMNREIPIVADEYVEMEFGTGAVKITPAHDPNDFEVGVRHNLEQVVVINENGTMSSLAGKYEGMDRYEARLAIVEDLKSLGLLVKIEDLNHNVGCHDRCGTVVEPLLSKQWFVKMKPLAEPAIEVVKEGKIQFVPERFAKIYFNWMENIQDWCISRQLWWGHRIPVWYCQDCGEIIVSTDEPKGCTKCGSNNLKQDENVLDTWFSSALWPFSTLGWPDKTEDLEYFYPTSVLVTGYDIIFFWIARMIFSAVDQMKEIPFKYVFVHGIVRDSQGRKMSKSLGNGIDPLEIIEKYGADALRFTLITGNSPGNDMRFYMERVEASRNFANKIWNASRFVFMNLDESLIDKYKGSIDEIRNSADRWILSRLNNIIAEVTENLNKFELGIAAQKIYDFIWSEVCDWYIELVKPRLYGEDEKDKAAAQMTLIEVLRDSLKLLHPFMPFITEEIYTHLEGEESSITISRWPEYSKDRSFDKDEKMMQYVIDVIRAVRNIRTEMNVPNNRRAKILLIPSKDEIKSSLEEGSMYFEKLAFASGIAFVKREDVPKDAVSAVVPGIEIFLPLEDLIDKEKEIERLLKEKEKYEKEVERVVKKLSNEGFISKAPKHVIEEEKEKQAKYQDMLNKIIERIDALR from the coding sequence ATGGAAGATAGCAGGAATTTATCAAAAACCTATAATCCTAAGGATTTTGAAGAAAGATTATATAACAAATGGATTGAGAAGGGATATTTTACTCCAAAGATTGATAAAAATAAGGAACCATTTACAATAGTTATACCTCCTCCGAATATAACTGGTCAGCTTCACATGGGTCATGCACTTGATAATACTATACAGGATGTGCTAATAAGATGGAAGAGAATGCAAGGCTTTCCTACCCTTTGGCTTCCAGGAGAGGACCATGCGAGCATAGCAACGGAGGTTAAGGTTGAAAACGAGCTTTTAAAGCAGGGAATATATAAAAAGGAAATAGGAAGGGAAGCATTCCTTGAAAAGGTTTGGGATTGGACACATAAATATAGGGCAAGAATAAGGGAGCAGCTAATGAAGATGGGAGCTTCCTGTGACTGGAGCCGAGAAAGATTTACAATGGATGAGGGACTTAACAGGGCTGTAAGGGAAGTATTTGTAAGATTATATAACAGAGGTCTTATATACCAGGGAAAAAGGATTATAAACTGGTGCCCAAGATGTATGACAGCTCTATCCGATGCTGAAATAGAGTACAGTGAAAAAAACGGAAATCTTTGGCATATTAAATATCCTGTAAAAGACAGCGACGAGTATATAATAGTTGCAACCACAAGACCTGAAACAATGCTTGGAGATACAGCTATTGCAGTTCATCCTGAGGATGAAAGATATAAGCATCTTGTAGGAAAGACGGCAATACTTCCTCTTATGAATAGAGAAATTCCTATAGTTGCAGATGAATATGTTGAGATGGAATTTGGAACTGGTGCAGTTAAGATTACTCCAGCCCATGATCCTAACGACTTTGAAGTTGGAGTTCGTCATAATCTTGAGCAGGTTGTAGTTATTAATGAAAATGGAACTATGAGTTCTCTCGCAGGAAAGTATGAGGGAATGGACAGATATGAGGCAAGATTAGCTATAGTTGAAGATTTAAAATCTTTAGGTCTTCTTGTTAAAATAGAGGATTTAAACCATAATGTAGGCTGCCATGACAGATGCGGTACAGTAGTTGAACCTCTTTTATCAAAACAATGGTTTGTTAAGATGAAGCCTTTGGCAGAGCCTGCAATAGAGGTTGTTAAGGAAGGAAAAATACAATTCGTTCCTGAAAGGTTTGCAAAGATTTATTTTAACTGGATGGAAAATATACAGGACTGGTGTATATCAAGACAGCTGTGGTGGGGTCACAGAATACCTGTATGGTATTGTCAGGATTGCGGTGAGATTATAGTATCTACCGATGAACCAAAGGGATGTACAAAATGCGGCTCAAATAATCTAAAACAGGATGAAAATGTACTCGATACTTGGTTCAGCTCTGCACTTTGGCCTTTCTCAACCTTAGGATGGCCCGATAAGACTGAAGATCTTGAATATTTCTATCCAACAAGCGTTCTTGTTACAGGATATGATATTATATTCTTCTGGATTGCTAGGATGATATTCTCAGCAGTTGATCAGATGAAGGAGATACCTTTTAAATATGTTTTTGTTCATGGAATAGTTAGAGACTCTCAGGGAAGAAAGATGTCAAAATCCCTTGGTAATGGAATAGACCCTCTTGAAATAATAGAAAAGTACGGTGCTGATGCATTAAGATTTACCCTTATTACAGGAAATTCCCCGGGAAATGATATGAGATTTTATATGGAGAGAGTTGAAGCATCAAGAAACTTTGCAAACAAGATTTGGAATGCTTCAAGATTTGTATTTATGAATCTTGATGAAAGCCTTATAGATAAATATAAGGGAAGCATAGATGAAATTAGAAATTCAGCAGATAGGTGGATACTTTCAAGGCTTAACAATATAATAGCGGAAGTTACTGAAAACCTTAACAAGTTTGAACTTGGAATTGCAGCACAAAAGATTTATGATTTTATATGGTCAGAAGTTTGTGACTGGTATATAGAACTTGTAAAGCCAAGGCTCTATGGAGAGGATGAAAAAGATAAAGCAGCTGCACAGATGACTTTAATCGAGGTTTTAAGGGACAGTTTAAAGCTTTTACATCCTTTTATGCCTTTTATTACTGAAGAGATATATACTCATCTTGAGGGAGAAGAAAGCTCAATTACGATTTCAAGATGGCCTGAGTATTCAAAGGACAGAAGTTTTGATAAAGACGAAAAGATGATGCAGTATGTAATAGATGTTATAAGGGCTGTTAGAAATATAAGAACAGAGATGAACGTTCCAAACAATAGAAGGGCGAAAATTCTTCTTATACCTTCAAAGGATGAGATTAAATCATCCCTTGAAGAAGGAAGTATGTATTTTGAGAAGCTTGCCTTTGCATCAGGAATAGCCTTTGTAAAAAGAGAGGATGTACCAAAGGATGCAGTATCTGCTGTTGTACCGGGTATTGAAATATTTCTTCCTCTTGAGGATTTAATTGACAAAGAAAAGGAAATAGAAAGGCTTTTAAAGGAAAAAGAAAAATACGAAAAAGAAGTTGAAAGAGTTGTTAAAAAGCTTTCAAATGAAGGATTTATATCAAAGGCACCAAAACATGTTATAGAGGAAGAGAAAGAAAAGCAGGCAAAATATCAGGATATGCTCAATAAAATAATTGAAAGAATTGATGCATTAAGATAA
- a CDS encoding bifunctional folylpolyglutamate synthase/dihydrofolate synthase: MNFSEAIAYIESTGKFAMNLGLERIKRLCELLGNPQDYLKVIHVGGTNGKGSTVTFISSMLKCQGYKVGIYTSPYLERFTERIKINDKEIGEDEVADLVEKIKPLVERIIEEGYERPTEFEIITTCAFKYFKDKNVDFVVLEVGLGGRFDATNVVNPILSVITSISYDHMNVLGDTLSKIAFEKAGIIKEGRPVVIYPQDKEALSVLLDVALNRNSRIFMVDDMKHDIKSNTIDGIIFDVYWWKNYKDIKIRMLGTHQVMNAITALYTIEVLRMQGYEIENSSIYKGLEEAKWPGRFEVISKSPYIVLDGGHNIQGIESLTETLKYYFKGKRIVAVCGMLRDKEYTKMLEKLFEVCNSFITTEPDSPRALSAAELEDIIKGLGKEAISSKSIEDAVEKGLSSVKNDEVLLFCGSLYMIGRVRSILKQKIL; encoded by the coding sequence ATGAACTTTAGCGAGGCAATAGCATATATAGAAAGTACAGGAAAATTTGCAATGAATCTTGGACTTGAAAGGATAAAAAGGCTTTGTGAGCTTTTAGGAAATCCACAGGATTATCTTAAAGTAATACATGTTGGAGGTACTAATGGTAAAGGTTCTACAGTAACCTTCATATCCTCAATGTTAAAATGTCAGGGATATAAGGTTGGAATATATACATCTCCTTATTTGGAAAGATTTACAGAGAGGATAAAGATAAACGATAAAGAAATAGGAGAGGATGAAGTAGCAGATTTAGTAGAGAAGATAAAGCCTTTAGTCGAAAGGATTATTGAGGAAGGATATGAGAGACCTACTGAGTTTGAAATAATAACGACCTGTGCTTTTAAATATTTTAAAGATAAAAATGTTGACTTCGTTGTGCTTGAGGTTGGGCTTGGAGGAAGGTTTGATGCTACAAACGTAGTAAATCCAATACTTTCAGTAATAACAAGCATAAGCTATGATCATATGAATGTACTTGGAGATACACTATCTAAAATTGCCTTTGAAAAAGCAGGTATAATAAAAGAGGGAAGGCCTGTTGTAATATATCCTCAGGATAAAGAAGCTTTATCGGTACTCCTTGATGTTGCTTTAAATAGGAATTCAAGGATTTTTATGGTTGATGACATGAAACATGATATTAAGAGCAATACTATAGATGGAATTATCTTTGATGTTTATTGGTGGAAAAACTATAAAGATATTAAAATAAGAATGCTCGGTACTCATCAAGTCATGAATGCTATAACGGCCCTTTATACAATTGAAGTATTAAGAATGCAAGGCTATGAAATAGAAAACAGCTCTATATATAAAGGTCTTGAGGAGGCAAAATGGCCAGGAAGATTTGAAGTAATTTCAAAATCACCATATATAGTACTTGATGGGGGGCATAACATACAAGGAATAGAGAGCCTTACTGAAACATTAAAATATTATTTTAAAGGGAAGAGAATAGTTGCAGTTTGTGGAATGCTCAGGGATAAGGAATATACAAAAATGTTAGAAAAGCTTTTTGAGGTATGCAATAGCTTCATAACTACAGAGCCAGACAGCCCAAGGGCTCTTTCGGCAGCAGAGCTTGAAGATATAATAAAAGGGTTAGGCAAAGAGGCCATATCTTCAAAGAGCATAGAAGATGCAGTGGAGAAGGGATTAAGCTCTGTAAAAAATGATGAGGTTTTGCTTTTTTGCGGATCCCTTTATATGATAGGAAGAGTAAGAAGTATATTAAAGCAGAAAATCTTATAA